In the genome of Flavobacterium panacagri, one region contains:
- a CDS encoding outer membrane beta-barrel protein gives MKKIILLLLLVSTKSVLAQGDREITYGLFGGGIYSKMSNLPDVIVPKGIYEGYTLKEEGKFGGTGGFFINWKYPYAKVAIQTEVSYSGQGTDLNYEDVKGLKYKMTFGYSYINVGAQFKYYPVEGFYIGAGPYVGFNIASDNIKYSSNAQQIFADSGVYFEPDANVQKVLKESLTGKNYFYGVLSAGYEFSNNLSIGARYSLGLTDALMTEENGHRYSENKNKINSISLIIGYSFDFDDLGNF, from the coding sequence ATGAAAAAAATTATTTTGCTTCTTTTATTAGTAAGCACAAAATCGGTATTGGCCCAAGGCGATCGAGAAATAACTTATGGTCTTTTTGGTGGTGGAATTTATTCTAAAATGTCTAACCTTCCGGACGTGATAGTGCCAAAAGGTATTTATGAAGGCTACACTTTAAAAGAAGAAGGAAAGTTTGGAGGAACTGGCGGTTTTTTCATCAACTGGAAATATCCTTATGCAAAGGTTGCGATTCAAACAGAAGTCTCTTATTCAGGTCAGGGAACTGATTTGAATTACGAAGATGTAAAAGGACTTAAATATAAAATGACATTTGGTTACAGTTATATTAATGTTGGGGCTCAGTTTAAATATTATCCAGTTGAAGGTTTTTATATTGGCGCTGGGCCTTATGTAGGCTTTAATATTGCCAGCGATAATATCAAGTACTCCTCAAATGCACAGCAAATATTTGCCGATTCTGGAGTGTATTTTGAGCCGGATGCTAATGTTCAGAAAGTATTAAAAGAATCTTTGACGGGTAAAAATTATTTCTACGGCGTTTTATCGGCAGGATATGAATTTAGTAATAATCTTTCTATCGGGGCACGATATTCTTTAGGGCTTACAGATGCTTTAATGACCGAAGAAAATGGACATCGCTATAGCGAAAACAAAAATAAGATCAATAGTATTTCATTAATTATTGGTTATTCTTTTGACTTTGATGATTTAGGTAATTTCTAA
- a CDS encoding T9SS type A sorting domain-containing protein, producing the protein MNKRIFLLVNVSVFLMTNIVFSQEKVLPGAVSEPFFWIKSRNTGENYYWESLINNKEAKVPIKKHNGAVFNFNPSIVINTSQDSLIVPLGSDSKRRQTLFMVYKVQDSLKEQFLWTINDPQKIISAATNKRLVDLKKYSYQSYQEKIKPHKANIHFFQQNVTDTVAKLSSLTIGQKSKMEKLPPEDFKGNISEILIYDRVLSGLETQKTASYLAIKYGISLSNFDNKNYANSKGETIWDAEKHKGFSSSITAVGRDDASGLLQLKSNNMIDEGLMTFELKSKSDKIPNNYFAFWSDNGKNLLVKKQEQGEPIGVSREWQLDYSNPSDLSLDWTFNPAFIKGTLPKDTYYWLLVDYSGKGTYDENDSEYIRLGSTSSTEKLVLKDFDWNKQKSGTAKFTLKVAPQMFSRVWITEALCGVSGSGELNYTIEGGEAPFTVTVKKEGSEAVVKQWNQAAKSQSGVQLSSGTYDYIVKDKRGNLYSETVFVADKEGTFPNLKSDYLLTDGNALLLDASKDLPSGNYQYQWFYEGNFIEDNPKILIDQPGNYELRLINGQECKTAKKIAVSTDGKEITDSSVLILYPNPTTDGKFSIAMQFPKKTDTSIRIYSLTGSLLKEKKYSQIETHLHEDSIKEPSGMYLVNVTSDFGSKTFKVIVK; encoded by the coding sequence ATGAATAAAAGGATTTTTTTATTGGTAAATGTATCAGTATTCCTAATGACGAATATTGTTTTTTCACAAGAGAAAGTATTGCCTGGAGCAGTTTCAGAACCTTTTTTTTGGATTAAATCCAGAAATACAGGAGAGAACTATTATTGGGAAAGTCTTATAAACAATAAAGAAGCAAAGGTGCCAATAAAAAAACACAATGGTGCAGTTTTTAATTTTAATCCAAGCATTGTTATTAATACTTCGCAGGATTCTTTAATTGTGCCTTTGGGCTCAGATAGTAAAAGACGCCAGACGCTTTTTATGGTTTATAAAGTGCAAGACAGTCTGAAAGAGCAATTTTTATGGACAATAAACGATCCTCAAAAAATAATTTCGGCAGCGACGAACAAACGATTGGTCGATTTAAAAAAGTATTCATATCAGTCTTACCAGGAAAAGATAAAACCTCACAAAGCCAATATTCATTTTTTTCAGCAGAATGTAACAGATACTGTTGCAAAATTGTCTTCGCTAACCATTGGTCAAAAATCCAAAATGGAGAAATTGCCTCCTGAAGATTTTAAAGGGAACATAAGCGAAATATTGATTTACGATCGCGTTTTATCAGGTCTAGAAACACAGAAAACGGCGAGTTACCTTGCGATAAAATATGGAATTTCGTTATCAAATTTTGATAATAAAAATTACGCAAACAGTAAAGGCGAGACAATTTGGGATGCTGAAAAACATAAAGGATTTTCTTCATCAATTACCGCAGTTGGTCGTGACGATGCCAGCGGATTATTGCAGCTTAAGAGCAATAATATGATCGACGAAGGACTGATGACGTTTGAATTGAAAAGTAAATCGGATAAAATTCCCAATAATTACTTTGCTTTTTGGAGTGATAACGGAAAGAATCTCTTAGTTAAAAAACAAGAGCAAGGAGAACCAATTGGCGTTTCTAGAGAATGGCAATTGGATTATTCTAATCCAAGCGATTTAAGTTTGGATTGGACTTTTAATCCTGCTTTTATAAAAGGAACATTGCCAAAAGATACGTATTACTGGCTTTTAGTTGATTATTCTGGAAAGGGAACTTATGATGAAAACGATTCAGAATACATTCGTTTAGGAAGCACTTCGAGTACAGAAAAATTAGTTTTAAAAGATTTTGACTGGAATAAACAGAAATCAGGAACAGCAAAATTTACTTTAAAAGTGGCTCCGCAAATGTTTAGCAGAGTTTGGATAACCGAAGCCTTATGCGGCGTTTCTGGGTCTGGAGAATTAAATTATACGATAGAAGGCGGAGAAGCTCCTTTTACCGTTACCGTTAAAAAAGAAGGCAGTGAAGCCGTAGTAAAACAATGGAATCAAGCCGCTAAAAGTCAGAGTGGCGTACAGCTTTCATCAGGAACGTATGATTATATCGTAAAAGATAAAAGAGGAAATCTCTATTCAGAAACCGTATTTGTTGCCGATAAAGAAGGAACTTTTCCGAACCTAAAATCAGATTATCTGCTTACTGATGGAAATGCGTTGCTTTTGGATGCCAGTAAGGATTTACCATCGGGAAATTATCAATACCAATGGTTTTATGAAGGTAATTTTATAGAGGACAATCCGAAGATTTTAATCGATCAGCCAGGGAATTATGAGCTTAGATTGATAAATGGACAAGAATGTAAAACGGCTAAAAAGATTGCTGTATCAACAGATGGAAAAGAAATTACAGATTCCAGTGTTTTGATATTATATCCAAATCCAACTACAGATGGCAAATTTTCAATTGCGATGCAGTTTCCTAAAAAGACTGATACTTCGATTCGCATTTATTCGCTTACAGGATCACTTTTAAAAGAGAAGAAATACAGTCAGATTGAAACCCATCTGCATGAAGACAGTATTAAAGAACCGTCTGGAATGTATCTGGTAAATGTGACTTCAGATTTTGGAAGTAAGACCTTTAAAGTAATTGTGAAATAA
- a CDS encoding outer membrane beta-barrel protein, with protein MKVILPLIIFSFFLSVPIYSQNETNITYGLKFGVLHSTFSNLPESIKGRDNTFDNSVMESKGKFGLEGGFFLNCKLHDTRVAIQPEILFRQSGEKVTYKDAVGKEFELGLNYAFLQIGALYKVYPYEGLNFGAGAFYGINLSPNDITYTSNEAGGMYDVATRQFYKDGLDGDADFALCFALGYELHQSIHFDFRYYLGVKDMIKSNASSFQFIENQNKSSVFCFSLGYSFHQW; from the coding sequence ATGAAAGTAATATTACCCCTAATAATTTTTAGTTTTTTTTTAAGTGTCCCAATCTATAGTCAAAACGAAACTAACATTACATACGGATTAAAATTTGGAGTTTTGCACTCCACCTTCAGTAATCTTCCAGAAAGCATTAAAGGGAGAGATAATACTTTTGATAATAGCGTGATGGAAAGCAAAGGAAAATTCGGTTTAGAAGGCGGTTTCTTTTTAAACTGTAAGCTTCACGATACACGAGTTGCCATCCAGCCAGAAATCTTATTTAGACAGTCAGGAGAAAAAGTGACTTATAAGGATGCTGTTGGCAAAGAGTTCGAACTCGGATTGAATTATGCTTTTCTGCAAATCGGGGCTTTATATAAAGTTTATCCGTACGAAGGTTTAAATTTTGGTGCAGGAGCTTTTTATGGTATCAATTTATCTCCAAACGATATTACTTATACGTCTAATGAAGCGGGTGGTATGTATGATGTAGCCACGAGACAATTCTATAAAGATGGTCTTGATGGAGATGCCGATTTTGCATTATGCTTCGCATTAGGTTATGAACTTCATCAAAGCATTCACTTTGACTTTCGCTACTATTTGGGCGTAAAAGACATGATTAAAAGTAATGCATCTTCTTTTCAGTTTATCGAAAATCAAAATAAAAGCAGTGTCTTTTGTTTTTCGTTAGGCTACAGTTTTCATCAATGGTAA
- the yiaA gene encoding inner membrane protein YiaA, producing the protein MEPLKSNESNNNSESKNARLNNGNSPLKPSAAFVGASWMTLILGMASYCIGLYNSGMAYNEKGYYFTILLFGLFSVISVQKSVRDRLEGIPVTDLYYSISWFSTIASIVLLIIGLWNADLLLSEKGFFGMAFVLGLFSALAVQKNTRDLKQFESTSI; encoded by the coding sequence ATGGAACCGCTAAAATCAAATGAATCAAACAACAATTCAGAATCAAAAAATGCAAGATTAAATAATGGGAATAGTCCTTTAAAGCCAAGTGCCGCTTTTGTCGGAGCATCGTGGATGACTTTAATTTTAGGGATGGCTTCTTATTGTATTGGTCTTTATAATTCAGGAATGGCCTATAATGAAAAAGGCTACTATTTTACAATTCTTCTTTTTGGTCTTTTCTCCGTAATATCAGTGCAAAAAAGTGTACGAGACAGGTTAGAAGGCATACCTGTAACCGATTTATACTATAGCATAAGCTGGTTTAGTACCATTGCTTCGATAGTATTACTAATCATAGGTCTTTGGAATGCCGATTTACTACTTAGTGAAAAGGGATTTTTCGGAATGGCATTCGTTTTAGGATTGTTTTCTGCTCTTGCTGTACAGAAAAACACCAGGGATCTTAAGCAATTTGAATCGACTAGCATATAG